In Monomorium pharaonis isolate MP-MQ-018 chromosome 3, ASM1337386v2, whole genome shotgun sequence, a genomic segment contains:
- the LOC105840049 gene encoding pro-resilin has translation MNCHQLAKLVLVLSCFGSDVLAALLPGGGAGAGGYQYNRPGGGGYTGDTGFGGGSRGGDFGIGSYRGRPSQAYGAPGGDSFGRPGAGAFGGQSSYRHPQFGEGGSGGYHDSGAGGHQGGYGYGGRDGGRPQPYSFHYEVVDPPSGNDYSHRESSDGNVVQGEYRVLLPDSRTQIVRYMADDVNGYNAEVQYEGQAQYSRGGYGGYGGGGGGGGYQGGSYQGGRGGGFGGSGGGFGGGFGGDGASNQYLPPHNYHK, from the exons ATGAATTGCCACCAG TTGGCCAAGCTGGTCTTGGTGCTGTCGTGCTTCGGCAGCGATGTCCTGGCGGCTCTCCTGCCGGGTGGTGGCGCAGGTGCCGGGGGATATCAGTACAACCGACCGGGAGGTGGAGGATACACTGGTGACACCGGTTTCGGGGGTGGTAGCCGCGGTGGCGATTTTGGCATCGGCAGTTACAGGGGAAGACCTAGCCAAGCTTACGGTGCGCCTGGCGGCGACTCCTTTGGCAGACCAGGTGCAGGTGCATTCGGAGGACAATCGTCGTACAGACATCCGCAGTTCGGCGAGGGTGGCAGTGGAGGTTACCATGATAGTGGTGCCGGAGGACATCAAGGAGGGTATGGATATGGCGGACGCGACGGCGGAagg CCGCAGCCGTACAGCTTCCACTACGAGGTTGTCGATCCACCCAGTGGCAACGATTACTCTCATCGCGAGAGCAGCGATGGTAATGTCGTTCAAGGAGAGTACCGAGTCCTGTTGCCGGACTCGAGGACGCAGATAGTTCGATATATGGCTGACGACGTGAACGGATACAACGCAGAGGTTCAATACGAAGGACAGGCTCAATATTCTCGTGGTGGATACGGAGGATacggagggggaggaggaggaggaggatatCAAGGTGGCAGTTATCAAGGAG GCAGAGGTGGTGGTTTCGGCGGATCTGGGGGTGGTTTCGGAGGCGGCTTCGGTGGCGACGGCGCCAGCAATCAATATTTGCCACCGCACAATTATCACAAATAA